From the Butyrivibrio fibrisolvens genome, one window contains:
- a CDS encoding hybrid sensor histidine kinase/response regulator, translating to MTIEFESESMFKGWVGEVILGSQGGIWGYYAKNTMMSSMITLVLGSISIITILISSYFAFVTKRPSAVLYLAMGIFCVCLWRLGSTPSSNTFMQYESADYARMFETSCQILVVLPVPFLLFADCLHAGRYTRFYKIMEDMCFVYAATVSFLHYTGVVYFAGTLTYTFIVILMSLSSVLFITIIDIVSGRIKEHKAVIMGLIIFMIMMVIELIREFNDIAATSSLVYVLGLMLLLISVVVEAAVSMIRVHSQKIIAVASGERKSEFLSLMSHRIRTPINTISGMAELIERETKSPDIKAYASSIRNAVRMLMSLINDMLDVDRSAKSKVELEVDEYNLAPLLVDCISLLISRARQDGLDFENKVSKDLPSILYGDSVRIMQIITNVLTNAVKYTNRGTITFVAEKRYIDGKFNLCIIVKDTGIGIKPEDIGEIFNSYNRADEKENRHIEGTGLGLSITKRLVDAMGGQISVESVYGEGSTFTILLPQVVISDEPIGDLEEAIRKYTVNNATYKELFKAPTANVLVVDDNRMNIEVFVGLLKRTKIKIDSAGGGTEAIEKAKKKKYDIIFMDHMMPEPDGIQTLHLLKNDYMALSYATPVVALTANATPGAEKMYLKEGFVSYMSKPVDSEELEKLLLKLLPEEKIERG from the coding sequence GTGACTATCGAATTCGAATCAGAGTCCATGTTCAAAGGCTGGGTTGGAGAAGTAATACTAGGCTCTCAGGGCGGAATATGGGGATATTATGCCAAGAATACAATGATGTCATCCATGATAACTCTGGTTTTGGGATCGATATCAATAATAACTATACTTATTTCATCATATTTTGCCTTTGTTACAAAGAGACCTTCGGCAGTTCTGTACCTTGCAATGGGAATCTTCTGCGTATGTTTGTGGAGGCTTGGTTCGACACCGTCCAGCAATACCTTTATGCAGTATGAATCTGCTGATTATGCCAGAATGTTTGAGACCTCATGCCAGATCCTTGTAGTTCTTCCGGTACCATTTCTTCTTTTTGCTGACTGTCTTCATGCCGGTAGATACACAAGATTCTATAAGATAATGGAAGATATGTGCTTCGTATATGCTGCTACGGTGTCATTTCTTCATTACACGGGGGTAGTATATTTTGCCGGGACACTTACTTACACCTTTATAGTGATATTGATGTCACTTTCAAGCGTTCTTTTTATCACGATCATAGATATAGTAAGTGGCAGGATCAAAGAGCATAAGGCGGTTATCATGGGACTTATCATCTTCATGATAATGATGGTAATAGAGCTTATAAGAGAGTTCAATGATATAGCTGCAACATCCTCCCTTGTATACGTATTGGGACTTATGCTCCTGCTTATCTCTGTAGTGGTTGAAGCTGCTGTCAGTATGATAAGAGTCCATAGCCAGAAGATAATAGCAGTGGCATCCGGTGAGAGAAAGTCTGAGTTTTTGTCTTTGATGTCACATAGGATCAGGACTCCTATCAATACCATATCCGGAATGGCAGAACTTATTGAAAGAGAGACTAAGAGCCCCGATATCAAAGCCTATGCAAGCAGTATAAGGAATGCTGTACGTATGCTCATGTCACTTATCAACGACATGCTGGATGTGGATAGATCTGCCAAATCCAAAGTTGAACTTGAGGTAGATGAATATAATCTTGCCCCGCTTCTTGTAGACTGTATAAGTCTTCTGATATCAAGAGCAAGACAGGACGGACTTGATTTTGAGAATAAGGTTAGTAAAGACCTTCCATCAATCCTGTATGGTGATTCTGTAAGGATCATGCAGATAATAACCAATGTCCTTACCAATGCTGTCAAGTACACTAACAGAGGTACCATTACCTTTGTGGCAGAAAAAAGATATATAGACGGCAAGTTCAATCTATGCATAATAGTCAAGGATACAGGAATTGGCATCAAACCAGAGGATATAGGAGAGATATTCAACAGTTATAACAGGGCCGATGAAAAAGAAAATCGTCATATAGAAGGAACAGGTCTTGGATTATCTATTACAAAGAGACTTGTGGATGCCATGGGTGGTCAGATAAGCGTAGAAAGCGTCTATGGTGAAGGGTCTACCTTTACAATATTATTGCCACAAGTAGTAATATCTGATGAACCGATAGGCGATCTTGAAGAAGCTATAAGAAAGTATACAGTAAATAATGCGACATACAAAGAACTTTTCAAGGCTCCGACTGCCAATGTTCTCGTTGTTGATGACAACAGGATGAATATTGAAGTGTTCGTAGGACTTCTTAAAAGGACCAAGATCAAGATAGATAGTGCAGGAGGCGGAACGGAAGCTATAGAGAAAGCCAAGAAGAAAAAATATGACATTATATTCATGGATCATATGATGCCGGAACCTGATGGTATACAGACGCTTCACCTTCTAAAGAATGACTATATGGCTCTTAGCTATGCAACCCCTGTTGTAGCTCTTACTGCCAATGCCACGCCAGGAGCTGAGAAGATGTATCTCAAGGAAGGATTCGTATCATATATGTCCAAACCTGTGGATTCTGAGGAACTTGAAAAGCTGCTGCTAAAGCTGCTACCGGAAGAGAAGATCGAACGCGGGTAG
- a CDS encoding EAL domain-containing protein → MLSALIGNLAYNVDVEIAFFIVSFIFFIMMIGTKPRRTSSYVYDFFGMFFCIVAPFLMVLIVYMASHIEIYGIVMLQCVMIAYIFVYSFILFNLSMYLCTLPYRNRSKEGNYRILCFCFVFFMVFYCMVAIFKGTMFSYYGGEVADISFFVIKMVNCGMVSSTASMIFALTVTKDMPKVVRTIIFAVYPINVLLLLVQRSNTDDIIIAMTYVVPMCIFYILFHSNPYDEILGLQNTYSLESRFEDDILLKKPFYIGYLIIPSFNRSDISGPSSKMGIGYETIIDYCRMAESKYPNLHIYKQSAGTYTFIYEAMQSDEHDKILDALADLAEKRLSEIDELARIIMVVLPCFEQIRSIAMAREMVNQIIRKKLNPLENFRYVATKEDNEKFQERYRIEQELMDIRFKRDMDDARVVCYAQPIYEVESESFRTAEALMRLELDGQIISPGLFIPIAEETDSIHVLTLIMLSKVCKELKELEKEYEFQCISINCSASEFTLPGLADEILNILQRYDVEPQKIRLELTESAVADDSNKLRNNMYLLREKGVSFYLDDFGTGYSAMARVIDLPFRIIKFDKTLLYQSIDDERMDGIVSNMIETLKSSGINTLVEGVESDAHKDYSITHGFDYIQGFHYAKPVPISDLRKYFSKKK, encoded by the coding sequence ATGCTATCTGCACTTATCGGGAATTTGGCATATAACGTAGATGTTGAAATAGCATTTTTTATAGTTTCATTTATTTTTTTTATAATGATGATCGGAACTAAGCCACGTAGGACTTCCAGCTATGTTTATGATTTCTTCGGAATGTTCTTCTGTATAGTGGCTCCCTTTCTTATGGTTCTGATCGTATATATGGCTTCTCATATCGAAATATATGGAATCGTAATGCTCCAATGTGTTATGATTGCATATATCTTTGTGTATTCTTTCATATTATTCAATTTGTCTATGTATCTGTGTACACTTCCCTATAGGAACAGGAGCAAGGAAGGAAACTACAGGATATTGTGCTTCTGCTTTGTATTCTTCATGGTTTTCTATTGCATGGTGGCTATCTTCAAAGGCACTATGTTTTCATACTATGGAGGAGAGGTTGCAGATATCTCATTTTTTGTCATCAAGATGGTCAACTGCGGTATGGTCAGCAGTACTGCTTCTATGATCTTCGCACTTACTGTTACCAAGGATATGCCCAAGGTTGTAAGGACTATCATATTTGCAGTATATCCAATTAATGTTCTGCTGCTTCTGGTACAAAGGTCCAATACAGATGACATCATAATCGCGATGACTTATGTTGTTCCGATGTGTATATTCTATATATTATTCCATTCCAATCCATATGATGAGATTCTGGGGCTTCAGAATACGTACTCACTTGAAAGTCGTTTCGAAGACGATATCTTATTAAAAAAGCCATTTTACATCGGTTATCTTATCATTCCATCTTTTAACAGATCGGATATATCCGGCCCGTCTTCCAAGATGGGGATAGGCTATGAAACAATCATAGATTATTGCAGGATGGCAGAATCCAAATATCCAAACCTGCATATATACAAGCAAAGCGCCGGAACCTACACCTTCATATATGAAGCCATGCAAAGTGATGAGCATGACAAGATACTTGACGCCCTTGCAGATCTTGCAGAAAAAAGGCTTAGTGAGATAGATGAACTTGCAAGGATCATAATGGTAGTTCTTCCTTGCTTTGAACAGATCAGATCTATAGCAATGGCCAGAGAGATGGTCAATCAGATTATAAGAAAGAAGCTTAATCCTCTTGAGAATTTTAGATATGTAGCGACCAAAGAAGATAACGAGAAGTTCCAGGAGAGATACAGAATAGAACAGGAGCTCATGGACATAAGATTTAAAAGGGATATGGATGATGCAAGGGTTGTATGCTACGCACAGCCTATATATGAGGTAGAATCAGAATCCTTCAGAACTGCGGAAGCTCTTATGCGACTTGAGCTTGATGGTCAGATTATAAGTCCGGGGCTCTTCATACCGATCGCAGAAGAGACAGACAGTATACATGTTCTGACTCTTATAATGCTCAGTAAGGTTTGCAAGGAACTCAAAGAATTGGAAAAAGAGTATGAATTCCAATGCATCAGTATCAACTGCTCTGCATCAGAGTTCACGCTTCCGGGACTTGCAGATGAGATCCTAAATATCCTTCAGCGATATGATGTTGAGCCACAAAAGATCAGACTTGAGCTTACAGAGAGTGCAGTTGCAGATGACAGCAACAAACTTAGGAACAACATGTATCTGTTAAGGGAAAAGGGTGTATCTTTCTATCTTGATGACTTTGGAACAGGATATTCGGCTATGGCAAGAGTCATAGACCTTCCGTTCAGGATCATTAAGTTCGATAAAACCCTTTTGTATCAGTCAATAGATGATGAGCGTATGGACGGCATTGTCTCAAATATGATAGAAACCTTGAAAAGCAGCGGAATCAATACCCTCGTAGAAGGCGTAGAGTCCGATGCTCACAAGGATTATAGTATCACTCATGGCTTTGACTATATTCAGGGATTCCATTATGCAAAGCCTGTGCCTATCAGCGATCTTAGAAAATACTTTTCCAAGAAAAAGTGA
- a CDS encoding LexA family protein has product MRSKSPELKEKIKDFIIQFHKENMRDPSTAEIGRGLSIDKSTAYRYLVAMNKEGMLDYSEGRISTDSTMKMDENMTSAPLMQDGITCGAPETESSDIDSYVQLPTALFGSGELFILHAVGDSMIDAGIDSGDLLVIRKASTARQGDIVVALNEDGENTLKRLKYDANLKRLVLHPENVQRGYDDIRPDKIIIQGVLSSVIKRFA; this is encoded by the coding sequence ATGAGATCAAAAAGCCCTGAACTAAAGGAGAAGATCAAGGACTTCATCATACAATTTCATAAAGAGAATATGCGTGATCCCTCTACTGCAGAGATTGGAAGAGGCCTTTCGATAGATAAGAGTACAGCCTACAGATATCTTGTGGCTATGAACAAAGAGGGAATGCTCGATTATAGTGAGGGGCGTATCAGTACAGATTCTACTATGAAGATGGATGAGAACATGACCTCAGCTCCTCTTATGCAGGATGGCATCACTTGCGGCGCTCCGGAGACTGAGAGCAGTGATATAGATAGTTATGTACAGCTTCCTACAGCACTTTTTGGAAGCGGAGAGCTTTTTATACTTCATGCAGTCGGAGATTCTATGATAGATGCAGGCATTGATTCGGGAGATCTTCTTGTAATCAGGAAGGCATCGACTGCAAGACAGGGAGATATAGTAGTAGCACTAAACGAGGATGGAGAGAATACACTTAAGAGACTTAAGTATGATGCGAATCTTAAGAGGCTGGTGCTTCATCCTGAAAATGTTCAAAGAGGATATGACGACATACGACCGGATAAGATCATCATTCAAGGTGTCCTTTCTTCAGTGATCAAGAGATTTGCTTAA
- a CDS encoding MATE family efflux transporter, protein MANTYSNKDNSKSLIAPRPFYGHVLAVAVPIMIQNGITNLVGMLDNLMVGQLSTEAMSGVSIVNQLLFVFYLCIFGGLAGIGIFSAQFWGKKDLKGMQYTMRAKMILAFIITIIGVLVLYIFRTSLIGMFLHEGGDTGDLELTLQHAISYLLVMYAGLLPMAITNVYASTLRETGQTLVPMSAGIIAVFVNLIGNYILIYGKFGAPALGVTGAALATVISRFIEMFIVVSWTHNNPDKNPYIRRCYSSMYIPSDLVFKFIIKGAPLLANEALWSIGTTMLVQCYSVRGLNAVAAFNISNSLANVFNIVFIAMGSATSILLGQELGAGRLDGAKLYALRLTTFSVILSSISGLMLFIIAPVFPDLYNTTDNIKHIALGLLRVNAVCMPLYAFTNSAYFTIRSGGKTFITFLFDSCFCWVVSFPVAFVLSRYTNMPIIWMFLTVQSMDLLKSVIGFIIVMRGKWIHDLTKYAGN, encoded by the coding sequence ATGGCTAATACCTATTCAAACAAAGACAATTCAAAATCCCTAATCGCACCACGCCCTTTCTATGGCCATGTTCTGGCCGTTGCTGTTCCTATCATGATTCAGAACGGCATAACCAATCTTGTTGGTATGCTGGACAATCTCATGGTAGGTCAGCTCAGTACAGAAGCCATGTCCGGTGTTTCAATCGTCAACCAGCTACTATTTGTATTCTATCTGTGCATATTTGGAGGACTTGCCGGAATCGGCATATTCAGTGCCCAGTTTTGGGGCAAGAAAGACCTTAAAGGAATGCAGTACACTATGCGCGCTAAGATGATCCTTGCATTCATAATCACTATAATAGGCGTACTGGTTCTGTATATATTCAGAACATCCCTTATCGGAATGTTCCTTCATGAAGGTGGTGACACAGGGGATCTGGAGCTCACATTGCAACATGCCATCTCTTACCTTCTCGTAATGTACGCAGGACTTCTTCCTATGGCTATCACCAATGTCTATGCCTCTACTCTTCGTGAGACAGGCCAGACTCTTGTACCCATGAGTGCGGGAATCATAGCAGTATTTGTAAACCTTATTGGTAACTATATCCTTATTTATGGTAAGTTTGGTGCACCTGCTCTTGGAGTTACAGGTGCTGCTCTTGCTACAGTGATATCAAGATTTATAGAGATGTTCATAGTTGTCTCTTGGACACATAACAATCCTGATAAGAACCCCTATATCAGAAGATGCTATAGCAGTATGTATATTCCTTCTGATCTTGTATTTAAGTTCATAATCAAAGGTGCTCCACTCCTTGCCAATGAAGCACTCTGGTCTATAGGAACCACTATGCTCGTTCAGTGCTACTCTGTAAGAGGACTTAATGCAGTAGCTGCTTTTAACATATCCAACTCCCTTGCCAATGTATTCAATATAGTATTTATAGCAATGGGAAGTGCCACATCCATACTCCTTGGTCAGGAACTCGGTGCAGGAAGACTGGATGGCGCCAAGCTGTATGCACTAAGACTTACGACCTTCTCTGTGATACTAAGCTCTATATCCGGTTTGATGTTATTTATAATAGCTCCTGTATTCCCGGATCTATATAACACTACAGATAATATCAAGCACATAGCTTTGGGCCTACTACGCGTCAACGCAGTATGTATGCCTTTGTATGCATTTACAAACTCCGCATACTTCACCATCAGATCCGGCGGCAAGACTTTTATCACATTCCTCTTCGACAGTTGCTTTTGCTGGGTAGTATCTTTTCCTGTTGCATTTGTACTATCCCGCTATACGAACATGCCTATCATATGGATGTTCCTAACTGTTCAGTCTATGGACCTGCTTAAATCTGTGATTGGTTTCATAATCGTAATGAGGGGTAAGTGGATACACGACCTTACTAAATACGCAGGGAACTAG
- a CDS encoding prepilin peptidase gives MQGMLVIFYLILFVYGIVIGSFVNVLIYRLPKHEDFVKIRSHCMSCGYQLRWFDLIPIVSWVIYKGRCRNCGQKISVQYPLIEALNGVVYVLVGIVYGISVDTVLICLAASVLIAISVIDHRTMVIPAGLNYTICILGIIRMAVDYKNFANYLLGFVSVAFFLFILYTISKGRWIGGGDIKLMAATGLLVGWKLNILAFFLGCIYGSVIHIIRMRVSHKGHVLALGPYLAGGVMTAILVGDRIISWYFGKIM, from the coding sequence ATGCAGGGGATGCTAGTGATATTCTACTTAATACTATTTGTATACGGTATTGTCATAGGCAGCTTTGTAAATGTTCTGATTTACAGGCTTCCTAAACACGAAGATTTCGTGAAGATACGTTCGCACTGCATGAGTTGCGGATACCAGCTTAGATGGTTTGATCTGATACCTATCGTATCATGGGTCATCTACAAAGGCAGATGCAGAAATTGTGGTCAGAAGATCTCAGTCCAATACCCACTTATAGAGGCTCTTAATGGAGTAGTATATGTGCTGGTTGGAATTGTATATGGAATAAGTGTAGATACAGTACTGATATGCCTTGCAGCGTCCGTGCTTATCGCAATATCAGTTATAGATCATCGAACAATGGTAATTCCGGCTGGGTTGAATTATACTATATGTATACTTGGAATTATTAGGATGGCGGTAGATTACAAAAATTTTGCAAATTATCTGCTGGGGTTTGTATCCGTAGCCTTTTTCCTGTTTATCTTGTATACGATATCAAAAGGGCGATGGATTGGAGGCGGAGACATAAAGCTTATGGCAGCAACGGGGCTGCTTGTAGGGTGGAAGCTTAATATTCTTGCTTTTTTCCTAGGATGTATATATGGAAGTGTCATACACATAATCCGTATGAGGGTAAGTCATAAAGGGCATGTTCTAGCGCTTGGACCGTATCTGGCAGGAGGCGTCATGACTGCGATACTTGTCGGAGATAGAATTATCAGTTGGTACTTTGGTAAGATCATGTAA
- the pilM gene encoding pilus assembly protein PilM encodes MAKVLSIEIGSTLTEIVEMDYKVRNPKIYKSLMLSTPEGVMDDGMLYGFENYAQALSKMLKAKGFKAKRAIFSVSSNRIASREVEIPFLKENQIRDFVLANASDYFPVNIADYSITYTVLEKLQNEEGAKALRVNALAMPSEMLESYKEFAKAAGLELEAIDYDGNSLYQAVKKECSVGSQIVIKIDEKNSIVTVMKDGVQSLTRTVPYGIEEAVDTIIYSHVYSDNTTYSEAIGFLRGMKCVNPAFDMEAYKKAKAEERMRLLEQAKAAEEGESGDGEAVDNPDGQEPGADAAAEPATEPAAVAQQYEPILPPEEEEEELSPQMKELRENVTFSFENLVSGLSTVLDLYYSRTKGQKVDRVVITGIGGTIQGIDDLIANTLDVPAKQIETLEGVQLGKVFKNGVFGEYIGCIGATISPVNFLITEKKAKSSGTDIVAIGRLVLIGCVGLSAVLLAVSLPPYISAGNTNKSLRSQLQSVVSIIPIYQKYTLSKQAYEFVNEAYRLKDEPTAHIVEFLEEMEEKMPADILVQNISSDNTSVSIKMTVGTKEEAADVYEQLCMFESVDSVVIDRISDDTSDEGQGYVTFTAVCVYAERSEEDTLDTVETQNDTEDIIPEGNESDNAGQESTGDDSSAASNEATGDEDVSGAGTTGDESPDVSGEEETDSENGASEDGNADDGSTEDAGSNSSEAVG; translated from the coding sequence ATGGCAAAAGTCCTAAGTATCGAGATCGGATCTACATTAACAGAAATTGTTGAGATGGATTATAAGGTCAGAAATCCCAAAATCTACAAAAGCCTTATGTTGTCTACTCCCGAAGGAGTCATGGATGATGGAATGCTCTACGGCTTCGAGAACTATGCTCAGGCTCTTAGTAAGATGCTCAAAGCTAAGGGGTTTAAGGCTAAAAGAGCTATCTTCTCTGTATCTTCAAACAGGATAGCCAGCAGAGAAGTGGAGATTCCTTTTCTTAAAGAAAATCAGATAAGGGATTTCGTATTGGCCAACGCCTCGGATTATTTTCCTGTAAACATTGCAGATTATAGCATCACTTATACTGTTCTGGAGAAGCTTCAAAATGAAGAGGGAGCTAAGGCGCTTAGAGTCAATGCGCTTGCTATGCCTTCTGAAATGCTGGAAAGCTATAAGGAATTTGCAAAGGCAGCAGGACTTGAGCTGGAAGCGATTGACTATGATGGCAACTCACTGTATCAGGCTGTCAAAAAAGAATGCAGTGTCGGTAGCCAGATAGTTATCAAGATAGATGAGAAGAACTCTATAGTTACTGTTATGAAGGACGGAGTACAGAGCCTTACAAGAACTGTACCTTATGGAATTGAAGAAGCTGTGGATACTATCATCTACAGCCACGTATATTCAGATAATACGACATACTCTGAAGCTATAGGCTTCCTTAGAGGAATGAAGTGTGTCAATCCTGCTTTTGACATGGAAGCTTATAAAAAGGCTAAGGCAGAAGAGAGGATGAGATTGTTAGAACAGGCCAAAGCCGCAGAAGAAGGCGAAAGCGGTGATGGCGAAGCGGTAGACAATCCTGATGGTCAGGAACCTGGAGCTGATGCGGCAGCAGAACCTGCTACAGAGCCTGCTGCAGTAGCGCAGCAGTATGAGCCTATTCTTCCTCCCGAAGAAGAGGAGGAAGAGCTTTCACCCCAGATGAAAGAGCTCAGAGAGAATGTAACATTCTCTTTTGAAAATCTTGTAAGCGGTCTTTCTACTGTCCTGGATCTGTATTATTCGAGAACCAAAGGCCAGAAGGTCGACAGAGTGGTGATAACCGGTATAGGCGGAACTATCCAGGGAATAGATGATCTTATCGCCAATACTCTTGATGTGCCTGCTAAGCAGATAGAAACACTCGAAGGCGTGCAGCTTGGCAAGGTATTTAAAAACGGCGTATTTGGTGAATACATAGGATGTATAGGCGCTACTATAAGCCCTGTGAATTTCCTTATTACGGAGAAAAAAGCAAAATCCTCCGGAACAGATATAGTAGCTATAGGAAGACTGGTCCTGATAGGATGTGTAGGCTTATCTGCAGTGCTTCTGGCTGTATCGCTCCCGCCTTATATCAGTGCGGGGAACACCAATAAGTCGCTGCGAAGTCAGCTTCAGTCGGTAGTGTCCATCATACCTATATACCAGAAATATACATTGTCCAAACAGGCTTATGAATTTGTAAATGAAGCATATAGATTAAAAGATGAACCGACAGCTCATATAGTCGAATTCCTCGAAGAGATGGAAGAGAAGATGCCTGCAGATATTCTGGTACAAAATATCAGCAGCGATAATACTAGCGTATCCATCAAGATGACAGTTGGCACCAAGGAAGAAGCAGCAGATGTATACGAGCAGCTGTGCATGTTTGAATCAGTAGATAGTGTAGTCATAGACAGGATCTCAGATGATACCTCTGATGAGGGTCAAGGATACGTCACATTTACAGCCGTCTGCGTATATGCTGAAAGAAGTGAAGAAGATACATTAGATACCGTAGAAACTCAAAACGATACAGAAGATATCATACCGGAAGGCAATGAATCAGATAATGCCGGTCAGGAATCTACAGGAGATGATAGCAGCGCTGCTTCAAACGAGGCAACAGGCGATGAAGATGTATCAGGTGCAGGTACAACAGGTGATGAGAGCCCGGACGTATCCGGCGAAGAAGAAACAGACAGTGAAAACGGAGCATCAGAAGATGGAAATGCAGATGATGGAAGTACAGAAGATGCAGGAAGTAATAGCAGCGAGGCTGTAGGCTGA